A segment of the Caldivirga sp. genome:
GAGCAATTCAGGGTTAGGTTCGCTGTTGTTGCGACAGCCGATGAGGTTAAGCACCCGGCATTATTACCTACACTTGATGAATTAGCATCAAGGGATCCTGATGGGAGGATTAGGAGACTTGCTAGGGAAACAGCAAAGAGGATTAGGGACCAACTTGAGAAGGGTGTTGAGTATCAGAGACTTAGGGAGGAGATTGAGCAGATTAGGGAGGAGCATAGGCGCATCATGGAGGAGATTGGTAAATTGGAGAGGAGGTAAGCTACTAAGCCTTAACACGGTTCCTTTTTAAACGATTAATTACCGGCAGTGGATAATTACGGCTGAAGGCCTCGTTCTTTAGGGTAAGGAGCCGGATCGAATTACTTGAGGGAAAGTATTTTAAACTGCTTTATGCTCTTTGAATCATGGGTAAGAGGAGGAAGACCCGTAAATTGCTAGTAAGGCCTAAGAAGAGGCTACCGACCGTGTTTCAATGCCCCTACTGTGGGTCAGTTGCAGTTAACGTTTCCGTGATTAAGAAGGAGAATAAGGTTAAGGTTACATGTGGCGTATGTGGGCTTGAGGCAATATTCGACAGAGTTAATGGCTTATTACCCGTGGATTACTATAATAAGTTCGTTGATAAGTACTTTGCGGGTGAATTAAAGCCTGCTAGGCAGGTGGAGGTTAAAGTTAACACCACTAACACTAACCAACAGAATCAGGGCATAATAGATAGTGATGAAGGCATAGAATACTTAGATGCCCCTGAACCCGACGCAGACATTGAGGAGTAATAACTTAAAACTCCACTGGCTGAAAAATGATTAATGACAGTGTTTGAATCCTTAATGGACAAACTTGCAGAGAAAGGCACCTTACACTTCTCATTACTGGATCCTGATAAAGTAACGGTGGATAAATTCATTGAACTCGCTAAGGGTGCTGAGAAGGCTGGATCCGATGCATTAATGATTGGTGGTAGTTACGGTGTTAATGAGAGTACGCTGGATAATTATATTGACGCCGTTAAGCAGGAGGTTAAATTACCTGTAATACTGTTTCCAGGTAGTGTAGCTGGGTTAAGTAAAAGGGCAGATGCGGTTCTCTTCCTATCAGTATTAAACTCAACCGACCCATACTATATTATTGGGGCCCAAGTACAGGCAGCGGTACTTATGGCTAAACGCTTCAGTAACCTTGAATCAATACCAATGGCATACATAATAGTTGGGGAAGGGGGAGCTGTGGGTTTCGCTAGTTACGCTAAGCCGATACCATTCCACATGGAGGATGTTATAGTGGCATACGCGCTAGCCGCATACTACATGGGCTTCTCAATAGTTTACCTTGAGGCTGGGTCAGGGGCTAGGGAACCGGTGCCATCTAGCGTGGTGGCTAAGGTCAAGAGAGCTGTGAGGAATAAGGTACTTATGGTTGGGGGAGGTATAAGGAGCCCTGAGGCGGCTTACTCAATAGCCTTAGCGGGGGCTGACGTGGTAATAACTGGGACTGTTATTGAGGAATCACCAGCCATAGTGCTCAAGGACATTGTTGATGCTGTCCATAGGGGTGGTCAAAGGAAACTAAACAATAGTGGTGAAAACACTAATAGGCAAGTCAACGTTAAGAGGAATAACTAGTACAACTGTTTAAGCGTAAACGTGTGTTAGGGCTTCTTGGCAACTATTATGAAGCCTGTGTGCGATAGATTCCATGTCTTAGGCCTAACCTCATTAATGGTTGTCTTCCACTCCCTCCAATTAACCTCAATCATCTTAATGTCTATGAAGTTTGAATCAACCATACTCCTAATAACCTTCTCCACCTGGCTAATGGTGGGTACGTAAACTGCTAAATTACCACCATGCTTTAAAGCCTTTATAACAATGGGTATTGCCCTCCATGGATCACCCAGGTCCAGTAAAGCTGAGTCAAAGTATTCCTCAGGTAAGGCTAATTCAACTATATCCCCATTAATGATATCAACAGCATCATTAACCCCCATGGTTCTCAACGTCTTCTTAGCCGCTGCAATATACCTACTATTCCTCTCAATAGATATTAATTGACCTAATGGCTTCAAATGCATAGCCAATAATGATGCTGCATAGCCACTGCCAAGGCCAGCTTCAAGGATTCTACTGCCTGGCCTAACATTAAGCATTATTATTAAGGCTGACGTATCCTTAGGATAGATTGGTTGAGTCACCCTAGGCATCTTAAGCAGTATGTCTGTAATGTCTGGTTTAGTAATATAAAATGTGTGGCCAAGGTTCGTAACTATCCTTGAACCATAAGGCTTACCGAGAATATCATCAAATCTTAAAATACCCCTAACCGTACCAATCACTAGCCCCCTTTTAGCAACAGCAATAACCTTAATCTCATTACTATGCCACAGTAGGACATAGTCACCTTCCTTAACAACATCCATTGTTAACCCATGTTAATCAAACTTTATTAAGTTTAAACACCGCCAAGATCCTTAATGTGGATTTCGAAATTCCTCTGCCTAAGACCAAGCTTAATGCCCAATGGGTAAAACACCGCTAACGCAACAACCACCGTTATAACCGTTGCCCAAGTGTATGGTATTAAGTTTAATGCACCATCCGAGCCGATATAGGTCATTAAGGTTAAGAAGGCTATGAAGCCTATGTACCAAGTAGCCTCAAGCCAACCCTCCTTAACCCTGTACAGTAACCCAAATAGTAACGTGGCTACCGTAATCAACGCAACAGAGTATGGTACGGCAGGCCATCCACTCCAAAACACTATTAACGATGAAACCGCAAAGGCTATGATTGATATCGCCCAACCTCCAGGTACATTAAACTTTGACGCTCCCTGCTTCTTAAGAACCATCATTGCTATGGGATTAGTGGCAAACCCTATGTACCCTGCAACAGTTGTGTAGCTCACTAATGCATATAGTCCTGGAATTGGAGCGAATAGAAATGATATTAAGGCGCCAATTAGACCAAAGGCTATTAAGG
Coding sequences within it:
- a CDS encoding geranylgeranylglyceryl/heptaprenylglyceryl phosphate synthase, with the protein product MTVFESLMDKLAEKGTLHFSLLDPDKVTVDKFIELAKGAEKAGSDALMIGGSYGVNESTLDNYIDAVKQEVKLPVILFPGSVAGLSKRADAVLFLSVLNSTDPYYIIGAQVQAAVLMAKRFSNLESIPMAYIIVGEGGAVGFASYAKPIPFHMEDVIVAYALAAYYMGFSIVYLEAGSGAREPVPSSVVAKVKRAVRNKVLMVGGGIRSPEAAYSIALAGADVVITGTVIEESPAIVLKDIVDAVHRGGQRKLNNSGENTNRQVNVKRNN
- a CDS encoding tRNA (adenine-N1)-methyltransferase translates to MDVVKEGDYVLLWHSNEIKVIAVAKRGLVIGTVRGILRFDDILGKPYGSRIVTNLGHTFYITKPDITDILLKMPRVTQPIYPKDTSALIIMLNVRPGSRILEAGLGSGYAASLLAMHLKPLGQLISIERNSRYIAAAKKTLRTMGVNDAVDIINGDIVELALPEEYFDSALLDLGDPWRAIPIVIKALKHGGNLAVYVPTISQVEKVIRSMVDSNFIDIKMIEVNWREWKTTINEVRPKTWNLSHTGFIIVAKKP